From Triticum urartu cultivar G1812 chromosome 2, Tu2.1, whole genome shotgun sequence, a single genomic window includes:
- the LOC125537572 gene encoding WRKY transcription factor WRKY51-like yields the protein MMTMDLIGGYGRADEQVAIQEAAAAGLRGMEHLILQLSRTGTSESSPVGSSEAPEQQVDCREITDMTVSKFKKVISILNHRTGHARFRRGPVVAQSQGPAVSEPAPVRASSSRSMTLDFTKASSGYGNDAGFSVSAASSSFMSSVTGDGSVSNGLGGGSSLMLPPPPSASCGKPPLASSAASTGAGAGQKRKCHDHAHSENVAGGKYGASGGRCHCSKRRKSRVRRMTRVPAISSKAAEIPADDFSWRKYGQKPIKGSPYPRGYYKCSTVRGCPARKHVERDPSDPSMLIVTYEGEHRHTPADQEPLAPLPEL from the exons ATGATGACCATGGATCTGATTGGAGGATACGGGAGGGCGGACGAGCAGGTGGCCATccaggaggcggcggcggcggggctgcgcgggatggagcacctcatCCTGCAGCTCTCCCGGACAGGCACCAGCGAGAGCTCGCCGGTTGGGTCGTCGGAGGCGCCGGAGCAGCAGGTAGACTGCCGGGAGATCACTGATATGACCGTGTCCAAGTTCAAGAAGGTGATTTCTATCCTCAACCACCGCACTGGCCACGCCAGGTTCCGGCGCGGGCCTGTGGTGGCGCAGTCCCAGGGCCCCGCCGTGTCCGAGCCGGCGCCGGTGAGGGCGTCTTCGTCGAGGTCCATGACCTTGGACTTCACCAAGGCGTCTTCCGGGTACGGAAACGACGCCGGGTTCAGCGTCTCGGCCGCGAGCTCATCCTTCATGTCGTCGGTGACCGGTGACGGGAGCGTGTCCAACGGACTCGGGGGCGGGTCCTCGCTGATGCTCCCGCCGCCACCTTCGGCCAGCTGCGGGAAACCGCCGCTGGCGTCCTCCGCGGCATCCACCGGCGCCGGTGCCGGGCAGAAGCGCAAGTGCCACGACCACGCGCACTCAGAGAACGTCGCCGGCGGAAAGTACGGCGCCTCCGGTGGCCGCTGCCACTGCTCCAAGCGCAG GAAATCCCGGGTTCGGCGGATGACTCGCGTGCCGGCGATCAGCTCGAAGGCGGCGGAGATCCCCGCGGACGACTTCTCGTGGCGCAAGTATGGCCAGAAGCCTATCAAGGGCTCCCCCTACCCACG AGGTTACTACAAGTGCAGCACGGTGCGCGGGTGCCCGGCGCGGAAGCACGTGGAGCGCGACCCCAGCGACCCCTCCATGCTCATCGTGACCTACGAGGGCGAGCACCGGCACACCCCCGCGGACCAGGAGCCGCTCGCCCCGCTACCGGAGCTCTGA